ACACGCCCACGATCAAGGCGCCGACCAGCGTGCCCAGCAGCATGCCGCGTCCGCCAAACAGGCTGGTGCCGCCCAGCACCACGGCGGTGATGGCGTCCAGGTTTTCGGTCTGGCCGGCGTTCGGGTCGCCGGCACCGGTGCGGGCAACGGACAGCAGCGAGGCAATGCCATAAAACAGGCCGGCCAGCACATACACGCCCAGCAGCACCCGGTCGGTCGCTATACCGGTCAGGCGGGTCGCTTCGGGGCTGTTGCCGACGGCATAGATATGGCGGCCGGGGGCTGTTTCGCGCAGCCAGAGCCAGGTCGCCAGGTACAGGACCAGCATCAGCACCACGCCATAACCCATTGAGGTATTGCCGATGGTGAAGGTGTTGCCCAGGAAGGTCATGCCGGCCGGAATATCGGTCACGGTTTGCGACTGGGAATACAGCTGGGTGATGGCAAAGGCGATGTTCAGCGTGCCCAGCGTGACGATGAAGGGCGGCAGCTTGATGCGCGTCACCAGCAGGCCGTTGATCAGGCCGAACAGCATGGTCACCGCCATGCCGCAGGCAATCGCCACCGGTGTGGGGAGGCCGAAGTCGGCCGAAAGCTTGGTCATCACGATGCCGCCCAGCGCCATGACCATGCCGCAAGACAGGTCAATGCCGGCGGTCAGGATGATCAGCGTCTGCCCGATGGCAATCACGCCCACCACCATGACCTGCTGCATGATCAGCGAGAAATTCTGGAGCGTTAAAAATCGTTCGTTCTGGGTTGCGAAGAAAACGCAGGCCAGCAGCAAGGCAATAAAAGGCCCCAGTTTCGCAATAGAGGGTAATTTTGAAGTGTTCATGTCGTGGCATGGCTTGTGAGGGTAAGGGTCCGCGAGGGAACCGACGCAAGCCCCGGTGTGACGGGGGCCTGCACGTTACCCGTTACCCGTCAGGTGACGCGCAACAGGCTCGATGGGCTTGAATCGCCTCAGTTCTGAAAATTAGAACAGGTGGCTCACGCCCATGGCGTAGAGGCTGGTATTCAGGCGCGGCAGGACCGGGTAGGTGGTCCGCGTGGCATGGTAGCCGGTGTACAAGAA
This DNA window, taken from Polaromonas hydrogenivorans, encodes the following:
- a CDS encoding ABC transporter permease, with amino-acid sequence MNTSKLPSIAKLGPFIALLLACVFFATQNERFLTLQNFSLIMQQVMVVGVIAIGQTLIILTAGIDLSCGMVMALGGIVMTKLSADFGLPTPVAIACGMAVTMLFGLINGLLVTRIKLPPFIVTLGTLNIAFAITQLYSQSQTVTDIPAGMTFLGNTFTIGNTSMGYGVVLMLVLYLATWLWLRETAPGRHIYAVGNSPEATRLTGIATDRVLLGVYVLAGLFYGIASLLSVARTGAGDPNAGQTENLDAITAVVLGGTSLFGGRGMLLGTLVGALIVGVFRNGLTLMGVSSVYQVLVTGILVILAVTTDQMSRKGVR